In one Corallococcus sp. EGB genomic region, the following are encoded:
- a CDS encoding pectin acetylesterase-family hydrolase, which yields MSLLALSAPVGAAHAEVLVEGIVDVLVDGGNNYDWQKVTLPGTKCGNGSQYKFFVHRTNSPNLLFMMEGGGACWDYDSCSGRLGILGAANPNGIADDYMKQFTAKYVSPIVNGADPGLPFRSRKDLVTKDWNIVYMPYCTGDVHIGNNAKTYVDTTGGQAPLTWYHNGYTNTLAAANYAKQNFPNVQKLLVTGYSAGGTSTSAGYYFIRKAINPAKGYMINDSGPIFMAPNANSLSRPLHDKIRSSWNLDSVFSQLPASFSINDMGSINRMVATEFPNDQLAYTGYTMDYNYSRYSYERFKTPNDEASIHAYWKQDQDAFVNELNKYNNFSYFIPHQRDINASHCSTIITFVGAHACQKMEKKYWYEYIDSPWQSWACHSEMIPMDVFLTRFINNNQRVRVYEPANNYNKEDAGMSILAPLINGALGG from the coding sequence ATGAGCCTTCTGGCCCTCTCCGCCCCCGTGGGCGCCGCGCATGCCGAAGTGCTGGTGGAAGGCATCGTCGACGTGCTGGTGGACGGCGGCAACAACTACGACTGGCAGAAGGTGACGCTGCCCGGCACGAAGTGTGGCAACGGCTCGCAGTACAAGTTCTTCGTGCACCGCACGAACTCGCCCAACCTGCTCTTCATGATGGAGGGCGGTGGCGCGTGCTGGGACTACGATTCCTGTAGCGGCCGCCTGGGCATCCTGGGCGCGGCGAACCCCAACGGCATCGCCGACGACTACATGAAGCAGTTCACGGCGAAGTACGTGTCCCCCATCGTCAACGGGGCGGACCCGGGCCTGCCCTTCCGCTCCCGCAAGGACCTGGTGACGAAGGATTGGAACATCGTCTACATGCCGTACTGCACGGGCGACGTGCACATCGGCAACAACGCCAAGACGTACGTGGACACCACCGGCGGCCAGGCGCCGCTCACCTGGTACCACAACGGCTACACCAACACGCTGGCCGCGGCGAACTACGCCAAGCAGAACTTCCCCAACGTGCAGAAGCTGCTGGTGACGGGCTACAGCGCGGGCGGCACGTCCACCTCCGCCGGCTACTACTTCATCCGCAAGGCCATCAACCCGGCCAAGGGGTACATGATCAACGACTCCGGCCCCATCTTCATGGCGCCGAACGCGAACTCCCTGTCGCGCCCGCTGCACGACAAGATCCGCTCGTCGTGGAACCTGGACTCGGTGTTCAGCCAGCTGCCGGCCAGCTTCAGCATCAACGACATGGGCAGCATCAACCGCATGGTGGCCACGGAGTTCCCGAATGATCAGCTCGCGTACACGGGCTACACCATGGACTACAACTACTCGCGCTATTCGTATGAGCGCTTCAAGACGCCCAACGACGAGGCGTCCATCCACGCGTACTGGAAGCAGGACCAGGACGCGTTCGTGAACGAGCTGAACAAGTACAACAACTTCAGCTATTTCATCCCGCACCAGCGCGACATCAACGCCAGCCACTGCAGCACCATCATCACCTTCGTGGGCGCGCACGCCTGCCAGAAGATGGAGAAGAAGTACTGGTACGAGTACATCGACAGCCCGTGGCAGTCCTGGGCCTGCCACAGCGAGATGATCCCCATGGACGTCTTCCTGACGCGCTTCATCAACAACAACCAGCGCGTCCGCGTCTATGAGCCGGCCAACAACTACAACAAGGAAGACGCCGGCATGAGCATCCTCGCGCCCCTCATCAACGGCGCGCTCGGCGGGTAG